The genome window AGCCTTTTCTGCTGACAAATtaacaaatgaaacaaacattTCTTGCAAAGCAATTAACAAAGAGCACAGAAGAAACTGTTAGATTGGTTTCACCTCCTCTGTGTTTGATATTTCTAACTCCTAATAGTCTTAGTTGACAACATACAGACTACAAATGAGGACTAATGGCATGCAATAATGACATTCATGCGTACCTGAATGTAGTGGAACTCTCTCCAGGTCAAAGAGTGACTGACAGATGGGATTGATGTTATTGCCAACAAGGCCAGCAAAGCAAGTCCCAGAATTCCTAGAGACACATAAATCTCCATTCTCCAAACATCGTGTTCAAtccaggcattttcttttttttgtttgacctGCCAAAAGAACACCATATTTAAAATGACAGACTGGCACACTTAGCCGTTTGTGTGAAATACAGCTATTTTCACCATAACATTCAGGAAATTAGCCAAGaaacatggtatttttatttgtttgagtGTCTCTGAATGTAACTGCTATTTACTTCTGATGACAAAGTCTCCACTAGTACCTGCAGAGCAAAGGTGAGCTTTCAGTGAGAAGAATTTAGACTTCATCAGCATCTTGGCCCAGGAGAGACTGGTTCAGAGGCCTGTTAGCCTGCCTTCACAGCAGAAGTCTTACTCTTTGACAAAAAAATTCCATCTATGGCTAAATGCCATATCTGGAGAGTATGACAACAGGAGATATATTAACGGCACTATTCCAGGGAGCTAATTCTGCAGGTATTATTCATGATGGTATCCTGCCAGGATAAGTTGTTTagctctatttttttaaaaacaacaacttgGTACATTCAGCTGCACTGAATATGGTGGGTGGTATGGATGAAAAGGTTGTGATTTTAATAAACTGATGTCAAAGCTTCTCCTACTTATGAGTACTTGCAACAGCGCTTTGATGCTGCGAGTGATCACCATGGAGTAATATGCCCCAAATACGATCATTTCTTCATCTTGAGAACTGGAATCCATTCAAGTCAGATTACTGGTAAGGCTAATTTCAGAGTTTTCCACAGGTAGTTGGACTGTTTACAGAATTCTTAGGAAGCTGATAACATCATACTGCGCTTTTAATAAAACTCTAGATTAGACTGAGGATAATAAAAATGTACATTTGCAGTATATACCTTATATTGGAATATTCCTTATACTGCAGTACTCGTGGCACTCAAGGTGATCCGCAAATACGAGGAATTCTCTAGTCACAGAGGATCTCGGGGAGCTTTGCCAGCCAATTGTTGCCCATGACTCAGAAGCATGACTGAATTTCTTTTAACAAGTTAGTGTGCATCAACCTAATTGTGGAGCCATCAGTGTTCACAAATTTAGTTTCTGGCAAATACAGATGATTACAATTTAGCTCAGCTCTCGTTCATTGCAGGCTAATTCACTCACAAAGAATATGTCTAAAAAGGGTGTGTGCTCAGTTTTTGTAGATGATAGATAGATTCCGCTGGTGCAGAGAAGATTAATCCACACTAAACTAATGGTGTGCCAAAGACTTAAATATTCCTGTGAGGCAGGTATAATTGTGTGCATTTTACAGAGAGATAAAAAATCCCAGATGAAGAAAATGACTTATGTAATACACACTGGCACAGCTGTGATGACTCTTGACTCTCCATTACAAACATTAACAACTAGGTCTTACTCCATCCCTTAACAGTGCACTGTGGGGATCTGCTTCAAAATGAAACGAAGACAATGAAAATGCACCCCCCCCACCATCCAGATTTGTTTGAATGACCAAAACAAGGATTTTCTGAATACAGAAGACCTGGCATTTGTGTGCCCATCATACCTGCTGGAATGCCCAGTTCAGCAGCTTGTATCTGTATGATCTTCTCATTGGATAGCATAAGCTATAGCAGGCGTGCATTGCAGCGAAGAAGAAACTGAGAAGTCCAAATTGCTTTCTTGATAACATCCATCTGTCCAACCACTGGGGGAACCTTTTATACTTGGTGCCAAAGTACAGCTGAAAACCAGCAGCTAATATTCCTGGTAAATATACTAGTGCTAAAAGGGTAATTGAAACCACTGGTAAAACTTTGTTTATGACAAGGATTGGAATTttatagaaaacattttcctttctggttACAAAAGGATATATGACATCTCTCATAGAAGTGTAAATAAATGTTAATAATGAGATCACAGATGCTATCTTCATTGGCAAGTGCCACTTGGGGAACAGATCCTGCTTACAGTGTTGTTCTGAAGAGTGTTCAAACTCACCAAAATGGTGTGCTTGATGTAAATTAAAAAGTGCAGCTGCTTCTGGTGGATTGGTGACTTGCATATCCACATTCtggaaaggacagaaaggaaatacCAAGTGAGCTCAAGAGAAGATTAAAAACTTCAGTAATGACAGTATTTGTCATCATGGCTTTTACACTGTACTGCACTGAAACCATATACAAAACATACACACTATTAAAGACAAGATAGCTTGAAAACATAATGTTTCAAACAGCATAGTCAGGAGGTAAGCAAGGCAGTTTTAGCATAGATTTCTCATTTGTCATTCATTACCTATGGTGATttcaaaatagattttaattCCAGGAAGTTAACTACACCGCAAGGGAAGATGGATTACATTATGTAAAGCATCATTACAGCTTCTTATGATAGGAGCCACAGATTTAAAATGTCAGATTTCAGCTACAGACTTAATGATGCAGCCCAAATAATATGCACAATAACAGAATCCAGAGtcaagacaataaaatatttcattcagtCACTGCTATTTTAATGATATTTCACTGGGGGTATAAGGATGTAAGTAGAAATGTTTGGGATCCAGTGTATTAGACCAGCTGCGCATCTGTCAACTCCAGCATCAATTTTTGTGgtcttcttcctctcctgcacAAATGTAAGAGTGTCCTCTTAACTTTTATGAAAACTTGTGAAACTGAGTCACTTCAgtttaaaaagctgaattttctGCTGCCAAGTAGGCATGGCTTGATTCTAGTCTCACAGAAGATCTTGGCAGAATTATCACAGACTATAGAATGACCTAAGCTAGTAAAAAATTTTAGTGTAAACTATTTTACACTGAGATAATATATTTAAAGATTGCCCCATAGTTATAGTTCATGGAAGAGGTACATGATCAGTATacatacaaaatgaaaatatatgtacCAAGAGCAGGACATTGCACTTGATGCAGCAGACAGCTGTCCAGGGGTACAGAACTGAGAACTGACAACATTAGGTAATAAACATGTAAGTCCTTTAATATTAAATTGAAATATAAAGTAAAACTGAACTAATGCTGCAACGGCTCAGCTTTAGAATGACTGATGGGCAGATATCTGGACCTCCAGAAAGTGAAATGGCACTGTCTGCTTAGAGGAAGGCAAATACTAGTAGTTTGAAAGTTGTAAGTTAGCTTTCTACTAGGATACAGGAGATGTTTCTGTCTCAGCAATATTATGTGGCTTTATTCTTAAGAATAAAATCTTACATTGAAGCTGAATAAGCAGCCAATTCAAGCAAGGTACTACTTGTAAATAATGCAAGGTTAAGTGGGTGCAAGTCTTGTGTTTGTCTTCGATGTTATATAGGTGTTTctttttaacagagaaataaaattagacACTGCAATCTTGCTGTAAAATCCTAATTGGAGACAAGGTAGCCTGTTCCCCCCACATCTGACTGACTCTTCTGCAGTGCCTCACAGTAAAATTAAAGGGCATGGTCTTCATTAGGATTTTTTAGCTGAATGGCTACTACATGTTTATCTGATGATAAAAACATATCTTTGTAACAGTGAAGGTGTAGCCTAAGTAACTTTTATTCTCTAGTCTGTGAAGAAAAGTTGAGTGTAGTCTATGCATTGCAGAATCAGAAGTTGGTATAAATTATACAAACTGAGATTCACATCTAAACCATGCTTCTCCTAAAGAGAGTCTGTAAAGCCTAATTTAGTATTTCACAGCCTGTGAGACAGTTCACATTAGAATAGAAAGTTGTAGCTTGAACTACTTCTGTGCATCAGCAGTTGCAGAGGCAAATGCTGTTGGAGTGGATTTTTTCTCTGGACTTTTTTGTGTGGTGTGGAAAATGTACTGAATGCGATGTGGCAATTAAGAAGACTCCTCCAAAGATAAATTTTATATTCCTGTATGAAATCCCAAATTATTTCTACCGAGCTTTGCTCATCTGATAAAATGCAACTAGAAACTAACTTAATTTAGTTTTTAGCTGGCCCAAACTGTGTATTTTTTAGCATGGACTGTGATTAAACTGAATGAGATGCTCTTTATCTTTTTATCTCTTCATGTCAATATTGTGACAAGCCTTTACAAGTATTGATGATATGCCAGTGTGATGGGAACACAGTGTTTCTGGACAAAATCGAATGAAAGATTGCAATATTCCGTGTGACTTATGAGCTACTTTTTTACAGAAACATTACCAAGTTGCTAAGGtttcctgtatttcttcttgGCATGATGCTCTGACCTGCATTCTGATCAATGGCATGATTATCACCTTCCCTCTTCTCCATTGCGGAAACTCCCTGCAAAACAAACACAGGATGTAAAACAGGTTTTGAAATGCCCTACTGGAACTTTGAAGCCTATTTTCCCTCAAAAAGTTTTCTGCCCATTTGCTGGAAAAGGTACGACAATCTGGGGAAAGGAAAGTGTGTTCTctcagaa of Rissa tridactyla isolate bRisTri1 chromosome 2, bRisTri1.patW.cur.20221130, whole genome shotgun sequence contains these proteins:
- the STEAP1 gene encoding metalloreductase STEAP1 translates to MEKREGDNHAIDQNAGQSIMPRRNTGNLSNLNVDMQVTNPPEAAALFNLHQAHHFGEFEHSSEQHCKQDLFPKWHLPMKIASVISLLTFIYTSMRDVIYPFVTRKENVFYKIPILVINKVLPVVSITLLALVYLPGILAAGFQLYFGTKYKRFPQWLDRWMLSRKQFGLLSFFFAAMHACYSLCYPMRRSYRYKLLNWAFQQVKQKKENAWIEHDVWRMEIYVSLGILGLALLALLAITSIPSVSHSLTWREFHYIQSKMGYLALLLCTVHALVFAWNKWVDVNQFIWYTPPSFMVAVFLPIVVLLCKCILLLPCFRKRIKKIRCGWEANTQNNQTSMTSRL